A genomic region of Alicyclobacillus sp. SO9 contains the following coding sequences:
- a CDS encoding CRISPR-associated protein Cas2 yields the protein MNVLIVAYDLHEKPESAYETLISGIRQYSNTFEFQKSVWIIATERERANVRDYLKQFIQSDDKLFVGTLTNGSWTGGQTELTNFLSNYWTIE from the coding sequence TTGAATGTGCTTATCGTTGCGTATGACTTACATGAGAAACCAGAATCGGCCTACGAAACTCTCATCTCAGGAATTAGACAGTACTCAAATACTTTCGAATTCCAGAAATCTGTTTGGATAATTGCAACAGAACGTGAGCGTGCAAATGTCCGCGACTACTTGAAACAATTTATCCAGTCAGATGACAAACTCTTTGTCGGCACATTGACCAATGGCTCATGGACAGGTGGTCAAACAGAATTAACCAACTTCTTGTCCAACTACTGGACAATAGAATAG
- a CDS encoding helix-turn-helix domain-containing protein: MLFGAEKLAELLGIAESQARRIMAREDFKVTVISPRRYRIRREDFLDWLERQAV; the protein is encoded by the coding sequence ATGCTGTTCGGTGCAGAGAAGCTGGCCGAACTATTGGGAATTGCCGAGAGCCAAGCGAGGCGCATTATGGCCCGCGAAGATTTTAAGGTCACAGTCATTAGTCCGAGACGATACCGGATTCGACGTGAGGACTTTCTGGATTGGCTTGAACGACAGGCCGTGTAA